The genomic segment ATATTTTTGTGTTATAATATCCAAAAATTTGTAAAGAAGATGTAAATATGCAATACAGTAGGACTAAAATACTTTTTGGAGAAGATGCTTTTAAAAAGTTTCAAGATACAAAAATAATACTTTTTGGAGTTGGTGGAATAGGAAGCTTTGCCCTAGATGCTTTGTATAACACAGGCGTTACAAATATCACAATAGTTGATTTTGATGAATATGAAGCTTCAAATCAAAATAGACAATTAGGAAGTCATGGGAATATTGGAAGAAAAAAGGTTGAAGTTTTAAAAGAAAGATATCCAAATGTAACACCAATTTGTGTCAAAATAACACCTGAATGGATTGATAATTTTGATTTTTCATCTTATGATTATATTTTAGATGCAATAGACGATGTAAAACCAAAAGTTCATCTTATAAAAAAACACTTCACAAAAATAATAAGCACAGGAGGAGGAGCAAAAAGAATTGATCCTTTACAAATAAAATATAGTTCTATTTGGGAAACTTACAATGATAAATTTATTAAAAAAGTAAGAGAAGAGCTAAAAAAACAAGGTTTTAAAAAGAAATTTAAAGTTATATATTCAAGTGAAGCTCCTCTTTGTATAGACAAAGGTAGTTTTGAAGGAGTAACTGCAAGTTTTGGGCTTATGATGGCATCTGTGACTATTCAAAAAATTGTAAAAAAGCTAAGTTTAGTTAAAGATAGTCAAAGTTAAAAAGATATATAATAATTGACTTTACACTAAAAAAGGATTTTCATGAGCGGTATTGGTGGTAGTGTTGAACAAATGACACAGGGACATTTACGAAATGTTCAACAGTTAGCAGTATTTTACACTGGTCATAATAATATTTATGCAATAAACATAGCTAAAGTTAAAGCTTTTATAATAACTGAAGAGGTTGCTATAAATGATACTCCAAAAGATACAAATATAATTGCAGGAATTGCTACAATAAGAGGGGAACCAGTTACTTTAATAAATCTTGATGCATGGTTAGGGCTTAAACCATTTGATACTCAAGACTATAAGCTTATTATTTTTTGTGAATTTAATCATAAAAAAATAGGTTTTTTAGTAAAAGATATGCTTGATATTGTTGAAAAAACAACTCAAGAGTTAAGACATACAGAAGAAACAAACTCAAAAATAACTTACACAACATATGTAAAAGTGAACAACAAAGATGAGCTTTGTACAGTTTTTAATGCTGAGCAACTTTTAAGAGATATTAAGTGGACGGATGATGGTGGAAGAGATATTAAAAAATATGTTGAGGGGAAAATCCACTCTTCTAAAAAGATACTTGCAGCTGAAGATTCAGCAGTTGCAAGAGAAGTTTTACACAAATTTTTTAGTCAAATAGAAGTTGAGTATGAAATATATCCAAATGGTGGAGAGCTTATAGATAGAATCGAAGAGCTTGATCCTGAAAAAATAGGTTTGGTAATAACAGATATAGAAATGCCAGGAACTGATGGATATCAGGTTGCCTCTTTTATAAAAAGTAATAGTAAATATGAGCATATTCCAGTTGTTGTAAATTCTTCAATGACAACAGATGCAGTAAAAGGTAAAATGACTCAAATAGGAATAGATGGATTTGTTGGAAAAACTGATATTAATGCATTATACACTATTACAAACAAACTTCTTATTAGATAATCAAAACTCTATCAAAAAAAGCTAGAATTTCTAGCTTTTTTATTATTTAATTAAAAACTATACTTTATATTAACATATCCATATCTCCCTGGATCATTAAATAGTATTTGTTCACCACCAACTTCAACATATCTAACATCTTGATAAGTATTTGTAGAGTTATAAACTTTATCAAAAAGATTATCAACTCCTAAAGTTAGTTCAAAATGTTTAAATAACTCTTGAGTATATTTTAAGTTTGTAACAGCATATCCAGCTATTTCTTGCTCTTTTGCACTATTATCAAATTTACTCCATTTATCAACTGCTACAACTTCTGCTTTAAATTTAGATTTTTCATATTCATAACTTAAACCCAAATTTGCTTTTAAAGGCGGAATTTCAGCTAAATCTTTATCTTCAAAGTTTCCATCTTTTTTACCTCTTTGGTAAGCAACTCCATAATCAAAGGCAAAATTATCTGTAAAATAGTAGTGACCACTTATATCAAATCCATAAATTTTTGCATCAATATTTTGAAATTGTGTTCTATTAGTTCCAATTGTACTATTATAGATATAATCTTTTAAAACAGAGTAGAAAATTTTTGGTTTTATATAAAAATTACCAATAGTTTTTTCAAACCCTAAATCTACTTCATAGTTTTTTGTTTGATCTAAATTTGGATTTGAAGTAGCATTTGTTACACCAGTTGCTCCTAATTGATAAAGTTCTCTAGCATCTGGAACTCTTGAAGATTTACCAACTCCTGCAAAAACTTTACTTTGCTCATCAAAATTATAAGCTGTGAAAATATATCCATTTAAGCTATTATATTTTTTATCATCTACATTTGGTCTTTGCGTATCTATATTTGTATTGTCATATCTTAAACCAGCTTCTAAATCTAAGTTTCCAAAAGATTTTTCAACTTTTGTAAAAATTGCTTTGTTTGTAGTATCAGTATCATACATTCTATTCATTGTAGCATTTGGAGTAACTACACCTGTAGCTATGATTGTAGAGTGCATTTGACCTCTCCAGTTTCTAACACTTGTATCAAGCCCAACTGTTACTAAAGAATCTGCAACTTCTAAAGAGTTTTTAACTGTTGTTCCCCAAATAGAAGTTTTTAAATGGTTTGTCATGTATGAAGTTCCATTTCCATTTCTTAGTTTCCCACTCATAGGATGATCAACTTTTGAGTAGTAGTAATCTAAATCTAGCTGTTTTGAAAAAGCACCTAAATCTCTTATTGTATAACCTAGTGTATAAATATCACTATCATCCCAATCAGCATCCATTGGACCAGCTGGATATAAAATACCATCACTTCTATTTGCAGTGTAAGATAGTCTTAAATCTTGATCATCTGTAATATTAAATTGAAGTTTTGTTAAAACACTATTTTTTTCAAATGCATCACTGTTACTACCTCTATATTGAGTTGCAAGAGGAACTCCTCTTTTTCTTTGTTGTTCTAAAAAGTTATCACCATTTCCATCTTTATATGCTTTGCTCTCTTCTGTTGAAGCTGATATTAATGCTTTTACTTTGTCATTTCCACCTTCAATTGTTGCACTTGCTTTTTTATAGTTAAAACTTCCAGCATTTAAATTTAATTCACCATGAAATCCCTCTTTTGGATCTTTTGTTTCAACTTTTACAAGACCACTTAGAGTTCCAAAATTTTCAACATCAAAAGGTCCTTCTATAATCTTTACACTTTTAATATTATTTGTAACCACATGAGAAGTTGGTGGATCCATTCTATTTGGACAAGCTCCATATATTTTTGCATTATCTATTAAGATATTAATATTATCTTTTTTTTGACCTCGTAAAATAATATCATTTGCAATTCCATTTCTTCTTACAACTGAAATGTTAGCAGAGTTTTTAGTTAAAGCTTCAGCTAAATCAGCACTTTTTAGCTCTTCACTATTTATATCTTTTATAAGTTTTGAGTTTGATTTTTCTACTATAGTTATCTCGTTTAAAGTTGTTGCTTCATTTGCATTTAAAACTGTAGCAACAACAAATGATAATAGAGTAATTTTTTTTACATTCATAATTTTTCCCTTTTTAAAAATTTTAGAAGTATTGCAAAGATGTGTTAATTTTTTATTAATTATTTATAAATTTTGCAAAGCTTTGATATAATCGTATTTCATTACAAATTAATTAGAAAAAAAGGTTTAAAATGCAGATTATTATTACAATTTCACTTTTACTTATAATTGCTACAGTTATTATTTATAAAGTAAATGATAAATTTGAAAAAAGAGAGTTTATTATATTTTTAGCAACGATTTTTTTGGCAACAATTGCCTTTTTATATTATGAAAATAAACAAGAAAATTATCTTCCAAATATGTTTATTGAAAAATATGAGCAAGAGTACAAAACTACAATAAAAAGCTTAGATTACGAGCTTCTAAATAATAAAGTTGTAAGTAGTAAAGATAAATTTGTATATAAATTTATCTACACAGTTTTAAAAGAAGAGAATGAATTTTTATGTACTCTAAGCAATGTTGAAATTAATAAAATAAAAAATGAGTATATTTTTGTAAACTTTAATAGTTTAAAAGAGGAGTGCTTTAAAAAGTGAAAAAAGCAACAAAAGATGATATAAATATTATAAAAGAAGCATTTATAGAGCATTATAGTGATGCTGTTACAGAGCTTAATTATAAAAATGATTATGAACTTTTAATTGCTATAATTTTATCTGCTCAATGCACAGATAAAAGAGTAAATATAATAACTCCAGCTTTGTTTGAAAAATATCCAACGGTTTTTGACCTAAGCCTTGCAAATCTTGATGATGTAAAAAAACTTATAAATTCTTGTTCATTTTTTAATAATAAAGCTCAAAATATTATTAAAATGGCAAGAAGTGTTATTGAAAATTATGGTGGAAATATTCCACATGATCAAAAAGAGCTTATGAAACTTGCAGGTGTAGGAAATAAAACAGCAAATGTTTTTATGATTGAATATAAGCAAGAGAATCTTATGGCTGTTGATACACATGTTTTTAGAGTTTCTCATAGATTGGGACTTAGTGATGCAAAAAATGTAGAAAAAACTGAAGCTGATTTAGTAAAAAAACTAAAAGGTGATGATTTACATATTTTTCATCAAGCTATGGTTTTGTTTGGAAGATATATTTGTAAGGCAATTAAACCAGAGTGTGATAAATGCTACTTCCCAGAAGTTTGTAAAACAAAAAGTAGTTTTAAGCCTAGCTAAATTATAAAATCTAAATATATTTTGCAAAACTTTGATACACTTCGCCTTATGAATAAAGAAGATTTTTTTATAAAACAAATATCAAATAGCAAATACAATGGTGATGATGGAGCATTTATAGATGGGTATGTTTACTCACAAGATGCTTTCTTTGAAAATGTGCACTTCAAAAAAGATTGGATAGATAAAAATTTTATTAGCCTAAAGCAAATAGCTTATAAGTCAATGCTTGTGAATATTTCAGATGCAATAGCTATGAATGCAAAACCAAAATATGCACTTATTTCAATAGCAATTCCAAAAAGTTATACAAATAAAGATTTAGAAGAGCTTGCAAGTGGTTTTAAAAAAGCTGCAAGTGATTTTGATTTTGAAATTATTGGTGGGGATACTATTGAAAATTCAAAACTAGATATTAGTATAACAATAGTTTCAAAGACAAAAAATCCTATTTTCAGAAATGGTGTAAAAGAGGGTGATTATCTTTGTTATACTGGGAAACTTGGTTCTTGTAAAAGAGATTTAGAGACTCTTTTATCTGGAAAAAAGATAAAAAAGTCTTCAAAATTTATAAAACCAACTTTAAGATCAGATTTTTTTTATGAAGCATCAAAATATATAAATGCTTCAATGGATATTTCAGATGGTCTTTTTTTAGATTTAGAAAAACTTTCAAACTCTTCAAATGTTGGATTTGAATTTTTTAAAGAGATAAAAGAAGAAGTTGGAATTTCAGGTGAAGAGTATGAAATACTTTTTTCTTGTAATCAAAAAAATTTAAAAAAGATAGGAAATATTGCAAAAAAATATGAAATAAAATTAAATATTTTTGCAAAAGCAGTAATAGGAAGCTACAAAAGTAGTTTTTCAAACCATCATTTTAAAGATTAAAAAAAATATAAAACTTAATAAAAGGATAATAATTGAAAGCACAAAGATTTCTAAATCACTCACAAATTGATGTATATTTTAAGCAAAGTAAAGATGATTTTGTCGTAAATGAAGTACCACTTTATGATTTTAGTAATGAAGGTGAACACCTTATTTTAAAACTTAGAAAAAAAGATTTAGCTACTTGGGATGCCATAGAAATTTTGGCAAATTATTTAAAATGTAGTACTAGAGAGTTTGGATATGCTGGACTTAAAGATAAAAATGCAATGACAGTTCAACATATTTCTGTACATAGAAAATATGAAGATGCTTTGAAAAGTTTTACTCATGAAAATATTAAGATTCTTGAAACAACTTATCACAATAATAAGATAAAAATAGGGCATTTAAAAGGAAACAACTTTTTTATAAGATTAAAAAGAGTTGGACTTGTTGAAAAACAAAAAATAGAAGAGGCATTTTCGAAAATTGCAGTTTTTGGAATGCCAAACTATTTTGGCTTCCAAAGATTCGGAATAGATGGAGAGAATTATAAAAAAGGAAAAGAGATAGTTGAAGGAACTTTAAAAGAGAGAAATAGAAATTTAAAGCAGATGTTTATAAATGCTTATCAAAGTTATCTTTTTAATTCATGGTTATCAAAAAGAATAGAAATATCAAAGTTAATTGAAGCTTTTGAGCCAAAAGAGATTTGTGAAAAACTAAATTTTCCACTTGATGAGGTAAAAAGAGCTAAAAAACAACCACATCCTTTTAAAATATTAACTGGTGATTTATTAAGCCATTATCCATTTGGAAAGATTTTTATAATTGATGATTTAGAAACTGAAAGTCAAAAATTCTTTGAAAAAGATAGAGTTCCAACAGGTCTTTTATCTGGAAAAAGAGTAAAAAGATCAGAAGGTCTTGCATATGATATTGAAAAAGATTTTGAAGTACAAATGAATGAAGATGGAGCTAGAAGATTTGCTTTTGTTTTTCCAGAAAATTTGCAAAGTAATTATAAAGAGGACAAAAATCATATGGAACTCAGTTTTTATCTTCCAAAAGGTTCGTATGCTACGGAGTTAATAGCGGAGATTTTACACTAATTTTTTAAGTGCTTTTTTGCTAGTATCAAGTTTAAACTACACAAGGGGAATAAAAATGAGATACGAGGAACTGATTACGGAGCTGTGTGAGGTTATCAAAGAGACAGAAAATGATGCAGAAGGAATTTTTGATAATGCTGATGAAATCTCAAAGATTATAGATAATATTAAAATTCCAATTCATAAAAGGGAAAAGCTTAAAGATTTGTTATCAAATATCTATGGACTTTTACAAAGACAAGATTTGCATAGACAAAAAATTGAGAGAGTTGTAAATTTTGTTTGTGACAAAAATGATATAGATAAAGCTCAATATAACTTAGCACCAAGTGCAAAAATAATAGATGCTACAGAAGATTCTCTAAGTGAAGATGAGTTAGCAGCCTTAATACAAAGTATGCAAAATAACTAAAAAAGCTTATGCTTTTTTAGTTTTATTAGCTTTTTTTACTAAACTTAATATCATCTAAACTTTTAAATATTTCAGTTGTACACTTTTCAGCTGCACTTGCTTTTATATTTAAAATTTCTGGTTTATCAGCATTTGAGTTTGATATTACTAAGTCTTGAAGATTTTTATAAAATGTTGTATCTAATACTTTTATATTTTCTAAAAGTTTTTTATCTAATATTTTACTTGCATTATCGTTTGAATTTAACCAATCTTTTATAGAGTTATCATCAATAACATTAAAGTTTTTATAATCTCCTAGTTTTGAGTAAACTTCATCTTTTTTCTTTAAAAGATTTGTTTTTAGCAAAGCAGTATCATATACTAAATCAACATTATCAACTTTATCTAAACTATCTTTTATAAATGATGTTCTTGAAGAAGCAGTTACTAAATAATTTGATGTATAAGCAATAGAAGTTGCCATATTAGATATTTGCTCAGCTACTTGAGCATTTTTTTGTGTTGAAGCATCTAAAGAGCTAATTGCATCATTGATTTGTAAAATACCACTTTCTTGCTCTTTTGAAGCAGTTGCAACATTCTCTATAGTTACTAAAGTATTTGAAATACTACTATTTAACTCAGAGTAACCATCTATCATATTATTTGCAATACTTTTTCCATTGTTTGCTTTTGAACTTGCTTTTTCAACTATATCTTTTATCTCTTTTGCAGCTTGAGCACTTCTATTTGCCAAATTTCTAACTTCTCCAGCAACAACTGCAAATCCTTTTCCTGCTTCTCCCGCAGTTGCAGCTTCAACGGCTGCATTTAATGAAAGAATATTTGTTTGGAATGCTATTTGATCTATTACCTCAATAGCTTCATTTATAGAGCTAACTTCTTTATTAATATCATCCATAGATTTAGCAGTTTGATTTGCCAATTCTTGACCTTTTTGTGCTGAAACACTTAGCTCTTGAGCCAGTTTTGACATTTTTATTGTTGATTGAGTATTTGCTTGAATTGTTGCTGTTATCTCTTCAAGAGCAGCTGCAGTTTCTTCAAGACTAGCAGCTTGTTTGCTTGAAGAACTTTTAAGTTCCAAAGATGTATCTGAAAGTGTTTGAGTACTATTTTTTAAACTATTTCCAGTATTCATAACAATAGCTAAAAGTTCTGATGTATTATTTCCTACTAGATTTATTCCACTAGTAAGTGAGCCTAAATTTCCAAAAATAGTATCATCTTTTAATACATAATCATATTTTGATTCAGCATATTGTCTTAATGCTTCATTTATATTATCAAGAGTATCTTTTGTTTTTTCAATCATAACATTTAGTTTATTTTTTAAATCTTCAACATGATGATTTGAAGCTGTATTATGAACTTTATATACAAAAAACCCATTTGCAGTTTTTTCTATTACATCATTTGCTTCTTCAATTACAATTTCATCTTGTTTTAAACCTTCTCTTACTTTATCCATATAAGAGTTGAAAAGTGCTGCAACATCTCCTATCTCATCATTAGATTTTACTTTCAAAGTAATATTTGTATCATTTGAATGAAGTAGATTACTAAAACCTTCTTTTAATATCTCTATAGAGTTTGTTGCTTTTTTTACGATAAAAAATATTAAAATAATTGTAAGTAATCCTAAAATAGCAGAAGTAAAAGAGATCTCTTTTAGAAGTGATTGAATTCTTTTGTCTGTCTCTTCAAGAGAAAAAGTAAGGTCCATAACTCCAATTACATCTCCTACATTTTGATTTGCATGACAAGCCATACATTCAGGTGTAGCAATCATTGGTTTTATCATTCTTATAGTATGACCATTTTCATCATTTGTTTGAATTATTTGATTCTCTTTTGAATCAAAACTTTTTAATATTTGTGGGTCATCTGTAAATGGAGTATCAACAGAGTATAGCTCCATTAGTTCTCTACTTTTTGCGACTGTTAGATTTTTTACACCTCTTATTTCTCTTGCTTCATTTTCTGCTTTTTGGATAAGTGCTGGATCTCCAGTATTCATTGTATTTCTTAAGGTTTGAAATATGGAAGCATTTAACATTTCTAAACTATCTTTTGCATTTGCTATTGAATCTTTTGTAACTTTTGTTGTAGTAGAATAAACTATAACTAAACTGCTAATAGACATCAGTAAAAATAGTGCAAATATAATCTTGCTGCTAATCTTTTTTGTTATAAAATCAAGCATATTAAAACCCTTATTTTTTAAGTGGAATTATTATATACTTTAAAATATTTAAAAAGTATTAAATAGGAGTTTAGTTTTCTAAATTAAGCACTCTTTATAAAAATGATAATAAAAAATAAAGTGAGAACATAGTGATAGTAGGATTAGTTGGTAGAGTTGTTAAAAAAGAACCAACATCGCTTCAGCTTAATGTTGGTGGTGTTATATATGAAGTTTTTGTATCTTTAAATTGTAGTTCAAAAATTATTTCAGATGAAATAACTCTTGAAATAACGGAGATAATAAGAGAAGATGCACACAACTTATATGGTTTTTTGGATAGTAATGAGAAAAAATTATTTGATACAGTTATAAAAATAAATGGAGTTGGTCCAAAAGTAGCACTTGCAATTTGTTCAACATTTACTCCTAGTTCATTTGCCCAAATTGTTACTTCAAATGATGTAAATATGCTAAAAAGAGTTCCAGGAATTGGACCAAAGGGTGCAAGTAGAATTTTGGTTGAGCTTAGTGGTTTTATTGTAGATGGAGCAAGTAATGATGAAGCGACAAATATAAATATTGAAGCTTCGTTGGCTTTGGAAAGTTTAGGATTTAAAAAAGATATTGTGACAACAATTTTAAAATCTTGTACAAGCACTACTACAGCTGAGTTAGTTCGTGAAGCACTTAGAAAATTACAAAAATAGATAAAGGGAAATAATTATGAAAATAGCAATACTTTTTGGTGGTTTGAGTTTTGAGCATGAGATTTCAATAGTGAGTTCTATTGCTATGAAAGATGTTTTAAAAGATGAGTTGATATATTTTTATATTGATGCAAAAAGAGATATTTATGAAATTCCAACACAGAAGATAAATTCAAAACTTTTTAGTAGTGGAGAGTATAAAAAATTTGATAAAGTTTATTTCAAAAAAGGTGGTTTTTATAAAATTTCTGGATTTTTTAAAAAAGAACAAAATATAGATTTTGATGTAGTTTTAAATCTATCTCATGGTGGAGATGGAGAAGATGGAGTTTTATCATCTATTTTGGATTTCTATAATATCCCTTTTATAGCTCCAAGAACTGAAGCTTGTGTTGTTAGTTCAAATAAATTCATCACAAAAGGTTATGCAAAAAGTGTTGGAGTAAATGTATTAGATTACAAATATTTTACAAAAAAAGATAGTGTAAAAGTTGATATGTTTCCAGTTATTTTAAAACCAGTTAAACTAGGAAGTTCTATAGGTGTTTCTATTGTAAAAAGTCAAGAAGAGTTATCTTATGCACTTGATGTTGCTTTTGAATTTGATGATGCTATTATAATCGAGCCATTTATTAGTGGAGTTAAAGAGTATAATTTAGCTGGAACAAAAGTAAATGGAGAGTTTATATTCTCAATTATTGAAGAGCCACAAAAAGCTGAATTTTTAGATTTTGATAAAAAATATTTAGATTTTTCAAGAACTTCAAAAGCAAAAGAGGTTGATTTGGGTGATAAATTAAATTTAGAGATTAAAGAGAGTTTCAAGAATTTATATAACACACTTTTTGAAGGTTCAATAATAAGATGTGATTTTTTTGTAATAGATAATAAAGTTTATTTAAATGAAATAAATTCAATTCCAGGATCTATGGCAAACTATTTATTTTCTGATTTCCAAGATTTATTTACAAAAGTTGCTTCAACTCTTCCTGCAAAAAAAGAGATACCTATAAACTTTGAGTATGTAAATAAAATCCAAGTTGCAAAAGGAAAATAAATTTGGCTATTAAAAATATCGTAGTTGATGGTAAAAATTTTGATTTATCTTATGATTTAATTAATACTACAAAAACAGAAGATATTTTGTTTTTACATGGTTGGGGTTCAAATAAAGATATTATGAAAAGTGCGTTTTCAAATTATTTAAAAGATTATAGACATATTTATCTTGATATGTCAGGTTTTGGTAAAAGCCCAAACAACTACGTTTTGACTACAAATGATTACTCAAAAATTACAAAAGAGTTTTTAAACTCTATAAATTCAAATTGTAAAGTTATTTTTGGTCACTCTTTTGGTGGCAAAGTAGCTACTTTATTGGATCCAAAAAATTTAGTTCTATTAAGTAGTGCTGGAATTTTAGAAGAGAAGCCAATAAAGGTAAAAATAAAAATATTTTTTGCAAAACTTTTAAATAGTTTAGGTTTAAAAAACTTTACAAAAGTTTTTAGAAGTAAAGATGTGGATAAAATGAGTGAAAATATGTATGCTACTTTTAAAAATGTTGTAGATGAAGATTTCTCTTCATATTTTTCAAATTTCAAAAATAGTGCTTTGATTTTTTGGGGAGAAGATGATATTGCTACATCTTTAAAATCTGGAGAAAAAATAGCAAGTTTGATTAAAAAATCAGTTTTTACTTCATATAGTGGTGACCACTATTTTTTCTTAAAACACGCAAAAAATATATGTGAAAGAGTAGAAAATGGAATATCTTAGTATAGTTACTAAAATTGTTTTAAGTTTTAGTTTGGGTTGGTATTTGATTACTAACTTACAGTGGTACAACTATAAATTAAGCAGAGTTATATTTAAACACCACAAATGGCAGTGGCATTTAACATTTTTTATCTCTCCAATAGTTCTGTTTTTTCTAATTCCTAGCCCATATTTTGATATATACTTTTTTGTTTTATATTTTGTAAGCTTTATTTTATGGAATAGAAAACTTGATAGAAGTTTAGTTCTTACAAGTAGAGTAAAAAGATTTTTGACTATTTTACTAATAACACTTTTTACTCAAATTTCATTATGTTTAGATGATGATTTTTGTGCAAAAGTAACTCTGTTTTTAACTCTTATTGTGACATTAATTTTTTCAAATATTATAGAAAAGATACTGTTTTTAGCTTTTAAAAATAGAGCAAAAAAGAGATTATTAGAAAACAAAGATTTAAAAATTATTGCAATTACAGCATCTTATGGAAAAACATCTATAAAAAACTTTTTACATCATGTTTTAAAAAATCACTTCAAAACATATAAAACTCCAAGAAGTGTAAATACAATTGTAGGGCTTGTTCTTGATGTAAATAAAGATTTACCAAAAGATACACAAATATATATAGCAGAAGCAGGGGCAAGAGTAAGAGGTGATATAAAAACGATAGCAAACTTTTTAGAGCCACAAATTGCTATTATAGGAAGTGTTGGAGAACAGCATATTGAATATTTTAAAACTTTAGAAAATATTAAAAATACAAAAAAAGAGCTTTTGTTGTCTCCAAGACTACAAAAAGCATTTGTTCATAGTAGTGCAAATGTTACTCAAAGTGAAAAAATAGAGGAGTTTCCAAACAATCTTCATATAGTAAAAAGTAATCTTGATGGACTTTGGTTTGATATGGAATTAAATGGAAAAATTGAGCATTTTTATGCTCCAATTTTAGGAAGTTTCAATGCTATAAATTTAGCAGCAGTTGTTTTAGTAGCAACTCATTTAGGAATGAGTGTTTTAGAGATAAATGAAGCTTTAACAACTTTACCACAAGTAGAACACAGACTTCAAAAAATTGAAGCAAACGGAAAAATTATAATAGATGACTCTTTTAATGGAAATCTTGAAGGAATGTTAGAAGCTATTAATATTTCTTCAAAC from the Aliarcobacter cryaerophilus ATCC 43158 genome contains:
- the truD gene encoding tRNA pseudouridine(13) synthase TruD gives rise to the protein MKAQRFLNHSQIDVYFKQSKDDFVVNEVPLYDFSNEGEHLILKLRKKDLATWDAIEILANYLKCSTREFGYAGLKDKNAMTVQHISVHRKYEDALKSFTHENIKILETTYHNNKIKIGHLKGNNFFIRLKRVGLVEKQKIEEAFSKIAVFGMPNYFGFQRFGIDGENYKKGKEIVEGTLKERNRNLKQMFINAYQSYLFNSWLSKRIEISKLIEAFEPKEICEKLNFPLDEVKRAKKQPHPFKILTGDLLSHYPFGKIFIIDDLETESQKFFEKDRVPTGLLSGKRVKRSEGLAYDIEKDFEVQMNEDGARRFAFVFPENLQSNYKEDKNHMELSFYLPKGSYATELIAEILH
- the nth gene encoding endonuclease III, whose protein sequence is MKKATKDDINIIKEAFIEHYSDAVTELNYKNDYELLIAIILSAQCTDKRVNIITPALFEKYPTVFDLSLANLDDVKKLINSCSFFNNKAQNIIKMARSVIENYGGNIPHDQKELMKLAGVGNKTANVFMIEYKQENLMAVDTHVFRVSHRLGLSDAKNVEKTEADLVKKLKGDDLHIFHQAMVLFGRYICKAIKPECDKCYFPEVCKTKSSFKPS
- a CDS encoding TonB-dependent receptor, with protein sequence MNVKKITLLSFVVATVLNANEATTLNEITIVEKSNSKLIKDINSEELKSADLAEALTKNSANISVVRRNGIANDIILRGQKKDNINILIDNAKIYGACPNRMDPPTSHVVTNNIKSVKIIEGPFDVENFGTLSGLVKVETKDPKEGFHGELNLNAGSFNYKKASATIEGGNDKVKALISASTEESKAYKDGNGDNFLEQQRKRGVPLATQYRGSNSDAFEKNSVLTKLQFNITDDQDLRLSYTANRSDGILYPAGPMDADWDDSDIYTLGYTIRDLGAFSKQLDLDYYYSKVDHPMSGKLRNGNGTSYMTNHLKTSIWGTTVKNSLEVADSLVTVGLDTSVRNWRGQMHSTIIATGVVTPNATMNRMYDTDTTNKAIFTKVEKSFGNLDLEAGLRYDNTNIDTQRPNVDDKKYNSLNGYIFTAYNFDEQSKVFAGVGKSSRVPDARELYQLGATGVTNATSNPNLDQTKNYEVDLGFEKTIGNFYIKPKIFYSVLKDYIYNSTIGTNRTQFQNIDAKIYGFDISGHYYFTDNFAFDYGVAYQRGKKDGNFEDKDLAEIPPLKANLGLSYEYEKSKFKAEVVAVDKWSKFDNSAKEQEIAGYAVTNLKYTQELFKHFELTLGVDNLFDKVYNSTNTYQDVRYVEVGGEQILFNDPGRYGYVNIKYSF
- a CDS encoding tRNA threonylcarbamoyladenosine dehydratase, giving the protein MQYSRTKILFGEDAFKKFQDTKIILFGVGGIGSFALDALYNTGVTNITIVDFDEYEASNQNRQLGSHGNIGRKKVEVLKERYPNVTPICVKITPEWIDNFDFSSYDYILDAIDDVKPKVHLIKKHFTKIISTGGGAKRIDPLQIKYSSIWETYNDKFIKKVREELKKQGFKKKFKVIYSSEAPLCIDKGSFEGVTASFGLMMASVTIQKIVKKLSLVKDSQS
- a CDS encoding chemotaxis protein CheV; this encodes MSGIGGSVEQMTQGHLRNVQQLAVFYTGHNNIYAINIAKVKAFIITEEVAINDTPKDTNIIAGIATIRGEPVTLINLDAWLGLKPFDTQDYKLIIFCEFNHKKIGFLVKDMLDIVEKTTQELRHTEETNSKITYTTYVKVNNKDELCTVFNAEQLLRDIKWTDDGGRDIKKYVEGKIHSSKKILAAEDSAVAREVLHKFFSQIEVEYEIYPNGGELIDRIEELDPEKIGLVITDIEMPGTDGYQVASFIKSNSKYEHIPVVVNSSMTTDAVKGKMTQIGIDGFVGKTDINALYTITNKLLIR
- a CDS encoding thiamine-phosphate kinase — protein: MNKEDFFIKQISNSKYNGDDGAFIDGYVYSQDAFFENVHFKKDWIDKNFISLKQIAYKSMLVNISDAIAMNAKPKYALISIAIPKSYTNKDLEELASGFKKAASDFDFEIIGGDTIENSKLDISITIVSKTKNPIFRNGVKEGDYLCYTGKLGSCKRDLETLLSGKKIKKSSKFIKPTLRSDFFYEASKYINASMDISDGLFLDLEKLSNSSNVGFEFFKEIKEEVGISGEEYEILFSCNQKNLKKIGNIAKKYEIKLNIFAKAVIGSYKSSFSNHHFKD